Proteins co-encoded in one Ictalurus furcatus strain D&B chromosome 9, Billie_1.0, whole genome shotgun sequence genomic window:
- the aldh6a1 gene encoding methylmalonate-semialdehyde dehydrogenase [acylating], mitochondrial produces MAATAVRSLLKKRVLLQLGHRCYSSSVPTTKLFIDGKFVESKSSEWLDIHNPATNEVIGRVPKATQEEMLAAVDSCSRAYRSWSETSILTRQQVFLCYQQLIKDNIKELAKLITLEQGKTLADAEGDVFRGLQVVEHACSITSLMLGETLPSITKDMDTYTYRLPLGVCAGIAPFNFPAMIPLWMFPMGMVCGNTYLMKPSERVPGCTMMLAKLLQDAGAPDGTLNIIHGQHDAVNFICDHPAIKAISFVGSNQAGEYIYERGSKNGKRVQSNMGAKNHGVVMPDANKENTLNQLVGAAFGAAGQRCMALSTAILVGEARDWLPELVERAKNLRVNAGDQPGADLGPLISPQARGHVNRLIQSGVDEGASLLLDGRNVKVKGFENGNFVGPTIISNVTPEMQCYKEEIFGPVLVVLEVDTLDEAISIINKNPYGNGTAIFTTNGAVARKYTHEVDVGQIGVNVPIPVPLPMFSFTGSRASFRGDTNFYGKQGIQFYTQIKTVTSQWKAEDATVKSPAVTMPTMGR; encoded by the exons ATGGCAGCGACTGCAGTGCGTTCTCTCCTAAAGAAGAGG GTACTTCTTCAGTTGGGACACAGGTGTTACTCCTCTTCCGTG CCCACCACAAAGTTGTTTATTGATGGGAAGTTTGTTGAATCCAAAAGTTCAGAATGGTTAGACATTCACAATCCC GCCACCAACGAGGTGATCGGCCGGGTCCCTAAAGCCACGCAGGAAGAGATGTTGGCTGCTGTGGACTCGTGCTCGCGGGCCTATCGCTCTTGGTCTGAAACTTCTATTTTGACCCGTCAGCAGGTTTTCCTCTGCTACCAGCAGCTCATTAAAGACAACATT AAAGAGCTGGCTAAGCTGATCACGCTGGAGCAGGGGAAAACGCTGGCAGATGCTGAGGGCGATGTGTTCAGAGGATTAC AGGTGGTAGAACATGCATGTAGCATCACCTCCCTTATGCTGGGGGAGACTCTGCCCTCTATCACTAAAGACATGGATACTTACACATACCGACTGCCCCTTGGCGTCTGTGCTGGCATCGCCCCCTTCAACTTTCCCGCCATGATCCCACTCTGGATGTTCCCTATGGGCATGGTGTGCGGGAACACGTACCTGATGAAGCCCTCAGAGCGTGTGCCTGGATGCACAATGATGCTGGCTAAGCTGCTGCAGGACGCTGGCGCTCCAGATGGCACACTCAACATCATCCACGGCCAGCACGATG ctGTGAACTTCATCTGTGATCACCCTGCTATAAAAGCAATTAGCTTTGTGGGCTCCAACCAGGCAGGAGAGTACATCTATGAGAGAGGCTCTAAAAATGGCAAGAGAGTGCAGTCCAACATG GGGGCAAAGAACCATGGTGTGGTAATGCCAGATGCTAATAAAGAGAACACTCTGAACCAGCTGGTGGGTGCTGCATTTGGAGCAGCTGGCCAAAGATGTATGGCACTTTCCACTGCCATCCTGGTAGGAGAAGCTCGCGACTGGCTGCCTGAACTGGTAGAACGTGCCAAGAACCTACGTGTCAACGCAG GTGACCAGCCAGGTGCTGATCTTGGACCCCTGATCTCCCCTCAGGCCAGGGGCCATGTGAACAGACTCATCCAGAGTGGAGTGGATGAGGGTGCTTCTCTGCTGCTCGATGGCAGGAACGTGAAAGTTAAGGGCTTTGAGAATGGCAACTTTGTGGGACCCACCATCATCAGTAATGTCACA CCTGAAATGCAGTGCTATAAGGAAGAGATCTTTGGCCCTGTCTTGGTGGTCTTAGAAGTTGATACCTTGGATGAAGCCATCAGTATAATCAATAAGAACCCGTATGGAAATGGAACTGCCATTTTTACCACTAATGGTGCTGTGGCTCGCAAATACACCCACGAGGTGGATGTTGGCCAG ATTGGAGTGAATGTACCAATTCCTGTTCCCCTACCCATGTTCTCCTTCACTGGCTCTAGGGCCTCTTTCAGGGGTGATACCAACTTCTATGGCAAACAA GGCATCCAGTTCTACACACAGATCAAAACCGTTACTTCACAGTGGAAGGCAGAGGATGCTACAGTAAAATCTCCAGCAGTTACCATGCCAACCATGGGACGCTAA